The following are encoded together in the Salvia hispanica cultivar TCC Black 2014 chromosome 6, UniMelb_Shisp_WGS_1.0, whole genome shotgun sequence genome:
- the LOC125194625 gene encoding putative F-box/LRR-repeat protein 9: MKFDFLVCRSVDLSQGQLLDLNIGVLSSIELVKYSLEQSPKLRCVIGTICDKVDAKSLILAIQKLRHLEELHIIVKPIFKPNDLETIGIACTMLKSFSYHNCVDFEADFKGFGEAIGKSMPNLLHLDLCVHGIGYKELEAILDDRPHLKSLDLRRC, translated from the exons ATGAAATTCGACTTCCTTGTCTGTCGCTCAGTAGATCTGAGCCAGGGACAACTTCTCGATCTAAATATTGGCGTTTTGTCGTCGATTGAGTTGGTAAAATACTCATTGGAACA ATCACCTAAGCTTAGATGCGTTATTGGTACAATATGTGATAAAGTTGATGCAAAGTCTTTGATTCTGGCAATTCAAAAACTGAGACATTTGGAggagttacacataattgtgAAGCCAATCTTCAAACCTAATGATTTGGAAACCATTGGGATTGCTTGCACAATgttgaaatcattttcataCCACAACTGTGTGGACTTCGAAGCAGATTTTAAAGGGTTCGGGGAAGCAATTGGAAAAAGCATGCCTAATCTGCTCCATCTCGATCTTTGTGTACATGGAATAGGATATAAGGAACTGGAAGCGATTCTCGATGACCGCCCCCACCTCAAATCTCTTGATCTCCGGCGATGCTAA